In the genome of Nakaseomyces glabratus chromosome K, complete sequence, the window TTTGAATCTGAATCTGTAAAATAGTTGGAAACTTCTTGATCGCCAACTCTCTTTTAACCTCGCCATATTCCTCCATTGTCAAATACTCCTCTTTAAAGTAAAGATCCAACGCATCGTATACATCCTTGGGATGGTCAGCAATATTAACTAGTAGGGAGACAAACCGTTCTACTTTGGTTCTGGTAACAGAATCGGCCTTCAATGGCTTAATGTGCTGATTAGTTTCACCGAAAAATAATTCCTTAATCAAGTCATTCTGTTCATGATCCTCAGAAAGAGAAGTTGGAGATGAACTACTCTCAAGTTGAAATAAGACATTTCCAATACATTCGGTTACGTCTTGTTGGCGCCCCAATTCAAGAGCATTTTCTAGTTGTTCAGGATCTATTTTAGCTACTTTTATTGCTGTGTCTTCTATTTCCATATTACCTTCATTCTCTTTATCAGTGTCAAGcatttcaatatcatgGTTGTTAGATACCAGATCATTAGATTCAATATTGTTAGTAGAGTTAATCTCTTCATTATTACGTTCCTCTTGTTCTATATCCATATTAtgatcaatattttcaccTGTACTTGGCATTGGTTGGCTATCTGTAGTAGAATTTGATCCTTCTATATTTGAGATCGGggattttgtttttgcatTCTCAAACTCAACATCGATACTGCTAGGTGCAAAAGCTAAATATGCTAGCTCTCTTTTAGGTGTGACACAACGTTGAGATGAAAATATCATGTCGTTGTAAAGATCTCTTAATTGATATAGAAACTGCACAgatctttcaatttcattctTACCAACCTGTCTTCCACCTATCCGTCTCTTTGATATAATACTATCAGGGTTGGAACTCAAGTCGGCAATGGTTTTCTGGTATTGAACAATATATTCTCTTAAAGGTGATATcgcaaaataaaattgaagaagggAGTTTAGGTAGCATGTATTaccaatattattaatacCAGTTGGCCAGTTTTCTGCAGGTAATGAATTAGGATTTATATTACCTGTCTCTAAAAAGTTCAGTAGCAGATTGGAGTTTCTTTCTAGAGCAATTTTTGTTAAAGCGGCCCTATATTTCAAGAGCTGATCTGGTTCTTCTAGTAAAGTGTTTTTCCACTTTTGCTGAAACACATGCAATAGGTTAGGCTCTGTGATGTTTTCATTGATTTGTAATATTTCAAACGACTGATGGTATCCAAGTGATTGTGCACCATAATATCTTTGGAATTCAGGACATTGATCAAAGAGGAAATTAAATAACATCAAACTTCTTCTACTGTACGCAATAGTATATAGTGCCCTATCACAATCTATCTTAAGACCAGGTGCATCATTGATTTTAATTGTGTAAGCGGTTTGTATAATGTCCTCATCAACGGATTCATCAATTTCGAGCAGATCATATGCTTTCTGTATAATTCGATATGGCTCATAATCAACATAAAACTTCAAGTAATCAGATGTGAAGTACTTTGCAAGAAGTCGCAGTGCATTCTTAAGATCGCTGATTCTGTTGTTGTCCGGATTCTCTTTCCATTCATGTTTGTAAACTGATAGTAAGAGATTTTCATCAAGAGATTCTAAAGTAACCTTTGTATAGTCAATACCAAAAACAGCTAGTGAATTCTGTAGAGCTTCTTGACCTATAACGTCTTGCTTACCACAGTAGGATAGTAGTTGGTATGACCCCTTCCTATTTGCAACAACAGATAACGAATCAAAGTATATTCCAATATTAGGCTCATCCAACGTAATTAGTCGTTCATAGTTTTGTATGATGTCTCTTTCAGCATAGTGTAAGCAAACAGAAAGATTAGTAAAATTGGAATCGATATCAAAGGGAGAGTAGTAGACGCGTTTTTGGGCCTCTTGTAAATGATATCCTTTATGTTCATTAACATTTAAAAGTTCAATATTTCTCGATTTAAAATCACCCAATAACTGTaaccaagaaaataaactaAACTCTGGTTGAATTGTTCTCAAaattctatattttttactGAATTCAGCAGTAGAAGTTATATTCTGAGGTAAACTTgaaataatgatattacCATATGCAATTAGCTCCAAACATTTTCGAGTGAAGGTGTCTCTAAGCTTCTGAATATTAGGGTCACCTAAGTAGTTCACTAAGTCTGGTGCCATGTATTCTCCCCCAGGAATGTTCTCATTGGTATATGTAAACCCAAAGTGAGTTACCAGTGCAGAGGGATTCATGTTAGATATAAGTAAAGGGTGTTCGGCTTCAATAGACTTTTGAGGGGCATCGTCTGATTTGCGTTTCAAAGGTCCTTTGAATAACTTGAAAAGTGTGTTGATACTGTCTAGCTGAGTTGGTGATTCCTCCTTAGCCAGTTGTggaaatttttctttggcTTGGGCAAAcctattttttatttgaactGAAGAAACGCTTAGGTCTTTATCTTCTGGATCAAATTCAGGTTTGTAGATCTCAATTAACACTATTTTATTCGTGTCATCTGTGGCATATAAAGCACTATCCAATAGTTTACTGTCAGTTGGATCATATGACGGGAAATCTACTCTATCATAGTCGTGTAGCTGGTCTAATTTATAGTATCTAGAAACACCAACCAGTTTTTTGGAGTTTTCCAATATCGATCTAACTTTCACGCTTATTTTTACATGATAAATTGGAATTTCAGTGACTTCACTAatctgtttcttttcagctttCTCTAAATAGTCTGTACCTATCAATATACCCATGATGACAAAGATCTTGTTATGTTCTGGACAGCTCTTGGAGGGATATTCGTATTTGGTTTGTATAATTACTTGATCTTGAAAGAATCCCACAGCTGACCCCTTTATATGCGGCCTCTGTTTCGAATATTCTAAAGTATTCGAGTTCAAGATACTTTTATTGTCACCACTGGTCAAAAAGCCAACTGAACATAGTATATCATCAAGTAATCGATCTGAAGTTTTTAATGGTAAGTGTGTTCCTATATTGGGGTACAATAGTTGACGCccatcatcttcaatattAGTAACATCAGCACTGGGAATTGGTTCACCTTGTAAGTCTGCTTCAGGAGGATCCCCTCCAAAGTGAACCCCCATACCTGTTACAGCATCATCGTTCATTCTCATCTAAGTATTGAATCTTTTATCCTTTAATGTTTGGCAACAGGATTTCTTCAGTACAAGGAATTTCAAGGCAATTGAAGAGAGTGTATTTCCTTAAGAGT includes:
- the UBP2 gene encoding ubiquitin-specific protease UBP2 (CAGL0K10252g~Ortholog(s) have Lys63-specific deubiquitinase activity, thiol-dependent ubiquitin-specific protease activity), whose amino-acid sequence is MRMNDDAVTGMGVHFGGDPPEADLQGEPIPSADVTNIEDDGRQLLYPNIGTHLPLKTSDRLLDDILCSVGFLTSGDNKSILNSNTLEYSKQRPHIKGSAVGFFQDQVIIQTKYEYPSKSCPEHNKIFVIMGILIGTDYLEKAEKKQISEVTEIPIYHVKISVKVRSILENSKKLVGVSRYYKLDQLHDYDRVDFPSYDPTDSKLLDSALYATDDTNKIVLIEIYKPEFDPEDKDLSVSSVQIKNRFAQAKEKFPQLAKEESPTQLDSINTLFKLFKGPLKRKSDDAPQKSIEAEHPLLISNMNPSALVTHFGFTYTNENIPGGEYMAPDLVNYLGDPNIQKLRDTFTRKCLELIAYGNIIISSLPQNITSTAEFSKKYRILRTIQPEFSLFSWLQLLGDFKSRNIELLNVNEHKGYHLQEAQKRVYYSPFDIDSNFTNLSVCLHYAERDIIQNYERLITLDEPNIGIYFDSLSVVANRKGSYQLLSYCGKQDVIGQEALQNSLAVFGIDYTKVTLESLDENLLLSVYKHEWKENPDNNRISDLKNALRLLAKYFTSDYLKFYVDYEPYRIIQKAYDLLEIDESVDEDIIQTAYTIKINDAPGLKIDCDRALYTIAYSRRSLMLFNFLFDQCPEFQRYYGAQSLGYHQSFEILQINENITEPNLLHVFQQKWKNTLLEEPDQLLKYRAALTKIALERNSNLLLNFLETGNINPNSLPAENWPTGINNIGNTCYLNSLLQFYFAISPLREYIVQYQKTIADLSSNPDSIISKRRIGGRQVGKNEIERSVQFLYQLRDLYNDMIFSSQRCVTPKRELAYLAFAPSSIDVEFENAKTKSPISNIEGSNSTTDSQPMPSTGENIDHNMDIEQEERNNEEINSTNNIESNDLVSNNHDIEMLDTDKENEGNMEIEDTAIKVAKIDPEQLENALELGRQQDVTECIGNVLFQLESSSSPTSLSEDHEQNDLIKELFFGETNQHIKPLKADSVTRTKVERFVSLLVNIADHPKDVYDALDLYFKEEYLTMEEYGEVKRELAIKKFPTILQIQIQRVYYDRERFMPYKSIEPLPFESDIYLDRYADTDDVKLLQKREETAELKRQLRSFKERQKELLSRNELGLSRRDAYKETANFLRSEVLQNTNISISDPDLLATKLEESASKVADELSDLYVKITNLEEKINHQFDDFTEHGYTLFAVFIHRGEASYGHYWVYIKDFVNSIWRKYNDETVTEVPEEEVMNFTEGNTATPYFIVFVKKGHEKDIEPLKRMIEKN